In Candidatus Margulisiibacteriota bacterium, the following proteins share a genomic window:
- a CDS encoding Crp/Fnr family transcriptional regulator, with the protein MDKEILALGIERQFAKDETFFEAGDEARGFYYLLSGEARIYKMDDDGQEVEIARVGPDGFIGEAIIFTQPAYPVFAQAVKESAALYFSKEKILKAIESSPKVALFFLRVLAQKCVVLNQRLETIGLKSIRQRLLHYLAGQCPRDGRCRINLTTSKTDLAKQLGTISETLSRNFKALEDEGLIEVQGKEIVIKNCAKMKEEIV; encoded by the coding sequence ATGGACAAAGAAATCCTGGCACTGGGGATCGAACGTCAATTCGCCAAAGATGAAACTTTTTTCGAAGCGGGCGATGAAGCCCGGGGATTTTACTATCTCCTCTCCGGTGAAGCGCGAATCTACAAGATGGATGACGATGGGCAGGAAGTAGAGATCGCCCGGGTCGGCCCGGACGGTTTTATCGGGGAAGCGATCATTTTCACCCAGCCCGCCTATCCCGTTTTTGCCCAGGCGGTCAAAGAGAGCGCCGCTCTTTATTTTTCCAAAGAGAAGATCCTGAAAGCGATCGAAAGCTCTCCCAAGGTCGCCCTCTTTTTCCTCCGGGTATTGGCGCAAAAATGCGTTGTTCTCAATCAGCGGTTGGAAACTATCGGCCTCAAGAGCATTCGCCAGCGGCTGTTGCACTATTTAGCCGGTCAATGTCCCCGGGACGGGCGCTGCCGGATCAACTTAACGACCAGCAAGACCGATTTGGCCAAGCAACTCGGCACGATCAGCGAAACCTTATCGCGCAACTTTAAAGCTTTGGAAGATGAGGGGCTGATCGAGGTCCAGGGGAAAGAGATCGTGATCAAAAACTGCGCCAAGATGAAAGAAGAGATCGTTTAG
- a CDS encoding LEA type 2 family protein, which produces MTKRVLSLLLLVTGLFLVAGCVNFEGPKAVYRDYAISRITAEGIEVNFLFDVTNPNPIDLTVNQYAYKVTINGKALLDENRPGFTMTANQKKELAIPVLVRYDAVFGSLLSVIQRVAAGNRDVDYQIDGSISASSFGIAVSSPLSSSGKFKLPENIKF; this is translated from the coding sequence ATGACTAAAAGAGTTCTTTCCTTACTATTATTAGTGACCGGGCTCTTCCTCGTGGCTGGGTGCGTCAATTTCGAAGGGCCGAAAGCGGTCTACCGCGATTACGCCATCAGCCGGATCACCGCCGAGGGGATAGAGGTCAATTTCCTCTTCGATGTCACCAATCCTAACCCGATCGACCTGACGGTAAATCAGTATGCCTACAAAGTCACGATCAACGGTAAAGCCTTGCTCGATGAGAACCGACCCGGCTTTACGATGACCGCTAACCAGAAAAAAGAGCTCGCCATCCCGGTTCTGGTCCGCTACGACGCCGTTTTCGGTTCCCTGCTATCGGTTATCCAGCGGGTTGCCGCCGGCAACCGCGACGTCGATTACCAGATCGACGGCTCCATCTCCGCCAGCTCCTTTGGTATCGCCGTTTCTTCGCCGCTTAGCTCGTCCGGCAAGTTTAAACTCCCCGAAAACATCAAGTTCTAA
- a CDS encoding MarR family transcriptional regulator — protein sequence MAEAGLKEFLDRMEELAPIFAKSMQFGLLPENCDITMPQCLVMRVAYLNDSCKMSDISNALGVTMANVTSMVDRLIRDGYVERHEDPADRRIVRISLTKEGRKTYEAVREGKRRHFMMIFSKISVKERNQLLEIMQKVAQELKNEQEGVK from the coding sequence ATGGCCGAAGCAGGTTTGAAAGAGTTTCTGGACCGGATGGAAGAGCTGGCCCCCATCTTTGCTAAGAGCATGCAGTTCGGACTCCTGCCGGAAAATTGCGATATTACCATGCCGCAATGCTTGGTGATGCGGGTCGCTTACCTTAACGATAGTTGTAAAATGTCCGATATCAGCAACGCCCTTGGCGTGACCATGGCTAATGTGACCAGCATGGTTGACCGGTTGATCCGCGATGGTTACGTTGAACGGCACGAAGATCCGGCTGACCGTCGGATTGTCAGGATTTCCCTGACCAAGGAAGGGCGGAAGACCTACGAAGCGGTCCGGGAAGGCAAACGCCGCCATTTTATGATGATTTTCAGCAAGATTTCCGTTAAAGAACGGAACCAGTTATTGGAAATTATGCAAAAAGTCGCGCAAGAATTAAAAAATGAACAAGAAGGAGTTAAATAA
- a CDS encoding efflux RND transporter periplasmic adaptor subunit: MNTKRVIWVVVAVVILLFSYRLVNRLNGAKEIKEDRVIPVIVVTPKIGPMEQRLTLTGDIKAETEVNVRPRTTGRVEEIYVKEGDFVNKGSKMLSYVFGIKPTDDLYEDMVVKSPIYGVVGMQLVKVGDQVTAAVGGGANPVFVVYGIDRMKIYADVPEKYYAFIAKGTPADIMLDAFPKDKFRGVISNVRPVIDPLSRTTQVEILLPNYSHKIKPGMFARVDLVLKRVGNATIIPFDAVLGETEKYVYVAKDGIAKKQKVELGLEEGNNVQVTIGLSPLDKVVVLGQRVVKDGSKIEAAK; the protein is encoded by the coding sequence ATGAATACCAAGCGAGTTATCTGGGTCGTAGTTGCGGTTGTGATCCTGCTTTTTTCCTATCGTTTAGTCAACCGACTCAATGGCGCAAAAGAAATTAAAGAAGACCGGGTCATTCCGGTGATCGTCGTTACCCCGAAGATCGGGCCGATGGAACAACGCCTGACCCTGACCGGCGACATTAAAGCGGAGACCGAAGTCAACGTGCGGCCACGCACGACCGGCCGGGTCGAAGAGATCTACGTGAAGGAAGGGGATTTCGTTAATAAGGGGAGCAAAATGCTCTCTTATGTCTTCGGGATCAAACCAACCGACGATCTTTATGAAGATATGGTCGTTAAATCGCCGATCTACGGAGTTGTCGGGATGCAATTGGTCAAGGTTGGCGATCAGGTTACGGCGGCGGTCGGCGGCGGCGCCAACCCGGTTTTTGTCGTTTACGGCATCGATCGGATGAAAATTTACGCTGACGTGCCGGAGAAATACTACGCTTTCATTGCCAAAGGAACCCCGGCCGATATTATGCTGGACGCTTTTCCCAAAGATAAGTTCCGCGGCGTAATCAGCAACGTCCGCCCGGTGATCGATCCCTTGAGCCGGACCACCCAGGTCGAGATCCTGTTGCCCAACTACAGCCACAAGATCAAGCCGGGGATGTTTGCTCGGGTCGACCTGGTCCTAAAACGGGTGGGGAACGCGACCATTATTCCGTTCGACGCGGTCCTTGGCGAAACCGAGAAGTACGTTTATGTCGCTAAAGACGGGATCGCCAAAAAACAGAAGGTTGAGCTTGGCCTGGAAGAAGGGAACAATGTCCAGGTGACCATCGGCCTGTCGCCGCTCGATAAAGTTGTCGTCCTCGGCCAGCGGGTCGTGAAAGATGGTTCGAAGATCGAGGCGGCGAAATGA
- a CDS encoding efflux RND transporter permease subunit, with protein sequence MIKRFVTRPLFTISLYLIFLLIGYFSFSRLPLDFLPNISIPSLTIITPYPGASPEDIETTVSKVIEDAVATVPNIDKITSDSSENVSTVTIAFKWGTDLDPASADVRDKMDLIRSKLPDDVSSSTIFKFDLSQIPVLVFGLSADESYSNLYQIADKQLSPALKRIGGVGTVNILGGRIRQININVDRARLEAYHLSISQVNLALQTANLSVPAGSLKSGALEYSIRVPGEFNNVAEIGRTIVGSFSGKDIYLSDLAEVADSFQEPDNLTEVDGKAGVMIQVQKQSGANTVAVVKSIRAELAKVLPDLPSDIKITYVQDTSESIVRQIDELTRTLYWSFFFVVLTVLFFLRNVRGSLIVSLAIPFSILAAFVYMFASGATINIISLASIIISIGVVVDDAIVVLENVYRHLDKKNEPPREAAIFGAGEVSGAVIASTTTNLVIFIPLLLVSGFIGIFFNQLSAISIVVMAMSLVTAISLTPMLCSKLLTIKKTEERGGFWQNLHDRSEGLFENIEAAYKQILGWGLENRRKVLLSLSLLFFLSMALFMFTGSEFFPEQDDGLITATVEMPAGTRWDQTGGVMQKLEKLIRREVPETEFVMVTAGSTSGRMSLSAKNGANYGKLYLKVVPLDQRKRDLKQLERAIAKLAYSIPGLKGIDFASSGANQMAGGGKPITLEIYGSDFDKIDQVADQLKNKIEKIPGVVDPTLSREKAIPEYALKVDRQKASDLGLSMYDVAMTARAYLYGTTVSKYRVGGDQYDIFVQLKEGNRRSIEDVKNVFITNRAGKNIALGNIVSVELRNGPQVISRQNQQRIVKVEADYFGRSLGDITGDVNKTLASTILPDGITVKVAGNSEQIAESFRSLFAALMLAIALIYLVMVAQFESFLMPFIIMFAIPFALVGVVWSLFLTGTAFSVMAFIGLILVTGVSVKNSIVLVDYINILRARGLELKAAIQEAGKTRLRPILMTSSTAILGLMPIVMSGGEGSGFWKPMAITVIGGLLVSVTITLIFVPTLYYTIEKRLAKKDGK encoded by the coding sequence ATGATCAAAAGATTCGTTACCCGCCCGTTATTCACGATCTCCCTTTACCTGATCTTTTTGCTGATCGGTTATTTCAGCTTTTCCCGTCTGCCGCTCGACTTTTTGCCCAACATATCCATTCCGTCGCTGACCATTATTACGCCATATCCCGGCGCCAGCCCTGAAGATATCGAAACGACCGTTTCCAAGGTCATTGAAGACGCGGTCGCGACCGTCCCGAACATCGATAAAATAACGTCCGACAGCTCGGAAAACGTCTCGACCGTCACCATTGCTTTCAAGTGGGGGACCGATCTCGATCCCGCTTCGGCCGACGTCCGCGACAAGATGGACCTGATCCGGAGCAAATTGCCGGACGATGTTTCGTCATCGACGATCTTTAAGTTCGATCTGTCGCAGATCCCGGTCCTGGTTTTTGGGCTCTCGGCCGATGAATCATATTCCAACCTCTATCAGATCGCCGATAAACAGCTCTCTCCGGCGCTGAAACGGATCGGCGGGGTGGGGACGGTCAATATCCTCGGCGGTCGGATCCGCCAGATCAACATTAATGTCGACCGCGCGCGGCTCGAGGCTTACCATTTATCGATCAGTCAGGTCAATCTGGCCTTGCAAACAGCGAACCTTTCGGTGCCGGCCGGCAGTCTTAAATCCGGCGCCCTGGAATATTCTATCCGGGTCCCCGGCGAATTTAACAATGTCGCCGAGATCGGCCGGACCATTGTCGGGAGCTTTAGCGGTAAGGACATTTATCTCTCCGATCTCGCCGAGGTCGCCGATTCCTTCCAAGAACCGGACAACCTGACCGAGGTTGACGGTAAAGCGGGGGTGATGATCCAGGTCCAGAAGCAGTCGGGGGCGAACACCGTCGCCGTGGTCAAATCGATCCGGGCCGAATTGGCCAAGGTCCTGCCGGACCTTCCGTCCGACATCAAAATTACTTACGTTCAGGACACATCCGAGTCGATCGTCCGTCAGATTGACGAGCTGACCAGGACCCTCTACTGGTCGTTCTTCTTCGTTGTCCTGACCGTCCTTTTTTTCCTGCGCAACGTTCGCGGGTCGTTGATCGTCTCGCTGGCGATCCCGTTCTCGATCCTGGCCGCTTTTGTTTACATGTTCGCTTCGGGGGCGACCATTAACATCATTTCTTTGGCTTCAATTATTATTTCGATCGGGGTCGTTGTTGACGACGCCATCGTGGTGCTGGAAAATGTTTATCGTCACCTGGACAAAAAGAACGAGCCGCCCAGGGAAGCGGCGATCTTCGGCGCGGGGGAAGTTTCCGGGGCGGTCATTGCCTCCACGACCACCAACCTGGTGATCTTTATTCCGCTGCTGCTGGTCTCCGGCTTTATCGGGATTTTCTTTAACCAGCTGTCCGCCATCTCGATCGTCGTCATGGCGATGTCGCTGGTGACTGCGATCTCCCTGACCCCGATGCTTTGTTCCAAGCTCCTGACGATCAAAAAGACGGAAGAGCGCGGCGGGTTCTGGCAGAACCTGCATGATCGGAGTGAAGGGCTCTTTGAAAATATCGAAGCCGCTTACAAACAGATCCTTGGCTGGGGCTTAGAGAACCGGCGCAAGGTTTTGCTCTCGTTATCATTGCTTTTCTTTTTAAGCATGGCGCTTTTCATGTTTACCGGCAGTGAATTTTTCCCCGAACAGGACGACGGCCTGATCACGGCAACGGTCGAAATGCCGGCCGGGACCCGCTGGGACCAGACCGGCGGGGTGATGCAAAAGCTGGAGAAGCTGATCCGCCGGGAAGTGCCGGAGACCGAGTTTGTCATGGTCACTGCCGGCTCAACTTCCGGCCGAATGAGTTTAAGCGCCAAGAACGGCGCCAATTACGGCAAGCTCTATCTTAAAGTCGTTCCTCTTGACCAGCGAAAACGCGATCTCAAACAGCTGGAACGGGCGATCGCCAAACTGGCCTATTCCATCCCGGGCCTGAAAGGGATCGATTTCGCTTCCAGCGGCGCCAACCAGATGGCGGGTGGGGGGAAGCCGATTACCCTCGAGATCTACGGCTCCGATTTCGACAAGATCGATCAGGTTGCCGATCAGTTGAAGAACAAGATCGAGAAGATCCCGGGAGTCGTTGACCCGACTCTCTCCCGCGAAAAAGCGATCCCGGAATACGCCCTGAAAGTCGACCGCCAGAAAGCGTCCGACCTTGGCCTTTCGATGTACGACGTGGCGATGACCGCCCGCGCCTACCTTTACGGCACGACCGTTTCCAAATACCGGGTGGGTGGGGACCAGTACGATATTTTCGTCCAGCTCAAGGAAGGAAACCGCCGTTCGATCGAAGACGTGAAAAATGTGTTCATTACCAACCGGGCCGGCAAGAATATCGCCCTGGGGAATATTGTCAGCGTCGAGTTGCGCAACGGGCCGCAGGTTATTTCGCGCCAGAACCAACAGCGGATCGTTAAAGTTGAAGCCGACTATTTCGGCCGTTCCCTCGGCGACATTACCGGGGATGTCAATAAAACGCTGGCTTCGACGATTTTGCCCGACGGCATAACCGTAAAAGTCGCCGGTAATTCGGAACAGATCGCCGAAAGCTTCCGCTCGCTCTTTGCCGCCCTGATGCTGGCGATCGCCCTGATCTATCTGGTGATGGTGGCGCAGTTTGAGTCGTTCCTGATGCCGTTCATTATTATGTTTGCGATTCCTTTCGCGCTGGTCGGCGTCGTCTGGTCGCTCTTTCTGACTGGGACCGCCTTCAGCGTCATGGCTTTCATCGGCCTGATCCTGGTTACCGGGGTCTCGGTTAAAAATTCGATCGTCCTGGTCGATTACATTAACATTCTCCGGGCCCGCGGCCTGGAGCTCAAAGCGGCGATTCAGGAAGCGGGGAAGACCCGGCTCCGGCCGATCCTGATGACCTCGTCGACCGCGATCCTTGGCCTGATGCCGATCGTCATGAGCGGCGGCGAAGGGTCCGGCTTCTGGAAACCGATGGCGATCACCGTCATCGGCGGGTTACTTGTTTCGGTGACCATCACCCTGATCTTTGTGCCGACCCTTTACTACACGATCGAAAAACGGTTAGCCAAAAAGGATGGAAAGTAA
- a CDS encoding PG0541 family transporter-associated protein, whose amino-acid sequence MKGIMIIYAPALEDNVLAALAAVGAAKYTKFPLLHGVGGHSEPHLDTQVWPGTNEALLVVTDDATKTKLMAEIAKLKKEFSAEGIKAFVLPVEEEI is encoded by the coding sequence ATGAAAGGGATAATGATCATTTACGCTCCGGCGCTGGAAGATAACGTCCTGGCCGCCTTAGCGGCAGTTGGTGCGGCGAAGTACACCAAGTTCCCGCTCTTGCACGGAGTGGGAGGGCATTCCGAGCCGCACCTCGATACGCAGGTCTGGCCGGGGACCAATGAAGCCCTGCTGGTTGTGACCGACGACGCGACCAAAACAAAATTAATGGCCGAGATCGCTAAATTAAAGAAAGAATTTTCCGCGGAGGGGATCAAAGCGTTCGTTCTCCCGGTGGAGGAAGAAATATGA
- a CDS encoding TolC family protein, which translates to MKRLVAGFVSLLLLASFADALTLNDSIKIALDKNPQVVAAQEKLNAAGSKLGQAKSALFPRLKLEGAFGRNYQESPVPPNEAADLTTYTLSLSQPLFVISLPRLLTMADATFNGAKEDLRKAQSDVLYNTTNAYYSVLKAQKGFQVIDKTVQSLEKYVRLSKIYYDSGIIGRADVMRVETELLNTKVARIQAQSGLQLAIASLNSLLSENDVQETTVLDDSISANGANLPPLSELMTSALANRPDYRSFLEGEKIVKENIGLAAANYWPAFMLIGSSGKTIDLDSWRVLISGSWNIFDSFETPNKVAEAQANYNSVAAQKNQLSDGLELEVRSAYLEYQAAVEKVTAAQAAAELAQKTLQLNEVNYEQHITTFLSLLDARTAATRAETAVWSARYDLELAKAKINKAVGKTIF; encoded by the coding sequence ATGAAGAGATTAGTCGCAGGTTTTGTTTCTCTGCTGTTGTTGGCAAGTTTTGCCGATGCGTTGACCTTAAACGATTCGATCAAGATCGCGCTTGATAAGAACCCGCAGGTTGTCGCCGCGCAGGAAAAACTCAACGCGGCCGGCAGCAAGCTTGGCCAGGCGAAGTCGGCCCTTTTTCCGCGGTTGAAACTCGAGGGGGCTTTCGGCCGCAATTATCAGGAATCGCCGGTCCCGCCGAACGAGGCGGCCGACCTGACGACTTACACCCTTTCTCTTTCCCAGCCGCTCTTTGTCATCAGCCTGCCGAGGCTTTTGACGATGGCCGACGCTACCTTTAACGGGGCGAAGGAAGACCTGCGCAAAGCGCAGAGCGATGTGCTCTATAACACGACCAATGCCTATTACAGTGTGCTGAAAGCGCAAAAAGGGTTTCAGGTCATTGATAAGACGGTCCAGTCGCTCGAAAAATACGTTAGGCTCTCCAAGATCTACTACGATTCCGGGATCATCGGGCGGGCCGACGTGATGCGGGTCGAGACCGAACTGCTGAATACCAAAGTCGCCAGGATCCAGGCGCAGTCCGGCCTTCAGCTGGCGATCGCTTCCTTGAATAGCCTATTGAGCGAAAACGACGTTCAGGAAACCACCGTGCTGGATGATTCCATTTCGGCCAATGGCGCTAACCTTCCTCCGTTGTCCGAGCTCATGACGTCGGCGTTGGCCAATCGTCCCGATTATCGTTCTTTTCTGGAAGGAGAAAAGATCGTCAAAGAGAATATCGGCTTGGCGGCGGCTAATTACTGGCCGGCGTTCATGCTGATCGGCTCCAGCGGCAAGACGATCGATCTCGATTCGTGGCGGGTTTTGATCAGCGGTTCCTGGAACATTTTTGACAGTTTTGAGACCCCCAATAAAGTTGCCGAAGCGCAGGCGAACTATAATTCAGTGGCGGCCCAAAAAAATCAATTGAGCGACGGCCTGGAGCTGGAGGTCCGCTCCGCTTATCTTGAATATCAGGCGGCGGTCGAAAAAGTGACCGCGGCGCAGGCGGCGGCCGAGCTGGCCCAGAAGACCCTTCAGCTCAACGAAGTCAATTACGAACAGCATATCACGACCTTTCTTTCGCTTCTTGACGCCCGGACCGCGGCGACCCGGGCGGAGACCGCCGTGTGGAGCGCCCGTTATGACCTGGAGCTGGCCAAGGCAAAAATCAATAAAGCGGTTGGCAAAACGATCTTTTAG
- a CDS encoding alpha/beta fold hydrolase, with product MKYWIAILGLLLLPVFALAAAEPSLPGLAQKNITGRDLKLGRVLAANGKYTRYYITYYSGSLKISGIINVPKGRGPFPVLVLNHGYINPKIYTNGRGLKREQDYLARRGYVVIHPDYRDHADSDRDNDTEAGFRLGFVEDAIAAVLAVKASPLTFFNKEAVGMLGHSMGGGVVLNVLVTRPELVKAAVLFAPVSADYRDNFTRWLWRRKGNPGVAERVIALYGSPEANPEFWSRLSAINYLDKIQAPVLIQHGTADRSVPLAWSRRLDLALKKAGKEVSFFQYPGEPHEFAGAWPIVMARTVKFFDRYLKP from the coding sequence GTGAAATACTGGATAGCTATTCTGGGATTATTGCTTTTGCCGGTCTTCGCGCTGGCGGCCGCTGAACCTTCGCTGCCGGGTCTGGCGCAAAAGAACATTACTGGCCGCGATCTTAAACTTGGCCGGGTCTTGGCCGCGAACGGAAAGTACACCCGTTATTACATTACATACTACAGCGGTTCCCTGAAGATCTCCGGGATCATTAATGTCCCCAAAGGGCGGGGGCCTTTTCCGGTCCTGGTCCTTAATCATGGTTACATTAACCCCAAGATTTATACTAACGGCCGCGGCTTAAAACGGGAGCAAGATTATCTGGCCCGCCGCGGTTACGTTGTCATCCATCCCGATTACCGCGACCACGCCGATTCCGATCGCGACAATGATACCGAGGCTGGCTTCCGGCTCGGCTTTGTCGAAGACGCGATCGCCGCGGTCCTGGCGGTCAAGGCGAGCCCGCTGACTTTTTTCAATAAAGAAGCGGTCGGCATGCTGGGGCATTCTATGGGGGGCGGGGTCGTGCTCAACGTGCTGGTGACCCGGCCCGAACTGGTCAAAGCGGCGGTCCTGTTCGCGCCGGTCAGCGCCGACTATCGCGATAACTTTACCCGCTGGCTCTGGCGGCGGAAAGGGAATCCCGGCGTGGCCGAAAGGGTGATCGCTCTTTACGGGTCGCCCGAGGCCAACCCGGAATTTTGGTCCCGGCTTTCGGCGATCAATTATCTCGATAAAATTCAGGCGCCGGTCCTGATCCAACACGGGACCGCCGATCGTTCGGTCCCGCTGGCCTGGTCGCGGCGGCTGGATCTTGCCTTGAAAAAAGCGGGAAAAGAGGTATCATTCTTTCAGTATCCCGGAGAACCGCACGAGTTTGCCGGCGCCTGGCCGATCGTTATGGCGCGGACCGTTAAATTCTTCGACCGGTACCTGAAACCATGA
- a CDS encoding Rrf2 family transcriptional regulator has product MKITRAADYAMRLLVKLAMLGEESQSRVLSEEIEVPFNHLNKLTQLLSRRGFIATRKGKGGGLRLARDPKSISLMEVIEAVEGPIVLSNCLFQRQNCRFSAKCKVRKTLCAVQKQMKAMLAERTIHDMMIERG; this is encoded by the coding sequence ATGAAGATTACACGAGCGGCCGATTACGCGATGCGTCTCCTGGTTAAACTCGCCATGCTGGGCGAAGAAAGCCAGAGCCGGGTCCTCTCCGAGGAGATCGAGGTCCCTTTCAACCACCTGAATAAGCTGACCCAGCTCCTTTCCCGCCGCGGTTTCATTGCCACCCGCAAAGGGAAAGGGGGCGGCCTGCGGCTGGCGCGCGACCCCAAGAGCATCAGCCTGATGGAGGTCATCGAAGCGGTCGAGGGACCGATCGTCCTTAGTAACTGTCTCTTCCAGCGGCAGAACTGCCGTTTCAGCGCCAAGTGCAAGGTTCGCAAGACCCTCTGTGCCGTCCAAAAACAGATGAAGGCGATGCTGGCCGAACGAACAATCCACGATATGATGATTGAAAGGGGGTGA
- the nrdD gene encoding anaerobic ribonucleoside-triphosphate reductase — protein MTIDELSTFLENNPQIEWAYDDEGIIYLRHSHFDGQNDKLRIEPRALAELTPQKLEQVLVGGRNVDHITRITGYFSKVSGWNKGKKGELVDRQRVAVS, from the coding sequence ATGACCATCGATGAATTAAGTACTTTTTTGGAAAACAATCCGCAGATCGAATGGGCCTATGACGATGAGGGGATTATTTATCTCCGCCACAGTCACTTTGACGGCCAAAACGATAAACTCCGGATCGAACCGCGCGCCTTGGCGGAACTGACCCCGCAGAAATTGGAGCAGGTCCTGGTCGGCGGCAGAAATGTCGACCATATTACCAGGATCACCGGCTATTTCTCGAAAGTTTCCGGTTGGAACAAGGGGAAGAAGGGGGAGCTGGTGGATCGGCAGAGAGTGGCAGTTTCATAA
- a CDS encoding type 1 glutamine amidotransferase, with the protein MTVLIIKHESTEGPGTIGDFLRANKIPSRTIEAWNGEPLPTGLAGVSAVLSLGGPMNVYEETKYPFLADEDKLIKKALAGRIPFLGVCLGAQLLAKAAGGRVYPAPQKELGWGRVSLTDAAALDQVFAGSLPLLDVFQWHGDTFDLPPGGILLAGGEIVANQAFKVGSAYGFQFHVEINEPLIRDWFKTGASEYLVRYHLLENVYRSAADRLYRNFFALTSKAL; encoded by the coding sequence ATGACGGTTTTAATTATTAAACATGAATCGACCGAGGGGCCAGGGACGATCGGTGATTTTTTGCGCGCGAACAAGATCCCTAGCCGGACCATTGAAGCGTGGAACGGCGAGCCGCTGCCGACAGGCCTGGCCGGGGTGAGCGCGGTCCTCTCTCTCGGCGGACCGATGAATGTTTATGAGGAAACGAAGTATCCTTTTCTGGCGGACGAGGACAAACTGATCAAGAAAGCCCTGGCCGGAAGAATTCCGTTCCTCGGCGTTTGTCTCGGTGCTCAATTGCTCGCCAAAGCGGCCGGAGGCCGGGTCTATCCCGCGCCGCAAAAAGAGCTCGGCTGGGGAAGAGTAAGCTTGACCGACGCGGCCGCCTTGGACCAGGTTTTTGCCGGCTCGCTGCCGCTCCTCGATGTTTTTCAGTGGCACGGCGACACTTTTGATCTGCCGCCGGGCGGAATACTTTTGGCCGGCGGGGAGATCGTTGCCAACCAGGCTTTTAAGGTCGGCTCGGCCTACGGTTTTCAATTCCACGTTGAAATAAATGAGCCGCTCATTCGTGATTGGTTCAAGACCGGTGCGTCTGAATATTTGGTCCGTTATCATTTGCTGGAAAACGTTTACCGGTCGGCCGCCGACCGGTTGTACCGCAACTTTTTTGCCCTGACTTCCAAAGCTTTGTGA
- a CDS encoding flagellar hook basal-body protein: MTDRILEIGSAGLDTADQRVRKMMDNMVGSQVPGYRKSEAVVRGFPLELEEATNKISPVKPQVEGTHYSTESGALVKTNNKLDVALGSEGFFVVTGPWGEGYTRDGRFRLDKDGRLITVAGNLPILGKMGPIVVTPGSDVEFTQEGAIKVDGAVVDQLKVVKPETKETLESLNGSLFKKKEALSVMTDVETPRLIQGYVESSNANIVDQYMEMIQVERMTNVMSKVILNRDQNLSRAMELGRPTQ; the protein is encoded by the coding sequence ATGACAGACCGCATCCTAGAGATCGGAAGCGCCGGCCTGGATACCGCCGACCAAAGAGTCAGAAAGATGATGGACAATATGGTCGGATCTCAAGTGCCGGGCTACAGGAAGTCCGAAGCGGTGGTCAGAGGTTTCCCCCTCGAATTGGAAGAAGCGACCAATAAAATTTCCCCCGTTAAACCGCAAGTTGAAGGAACTCATTACTCGACCGAGAGCGGCGCGCTGGTCAAGACCAATAATAAACTCGATGTCGCGCTTGGCAGCGAAGGTTTTTTTGTCGTAACCGGTCCCTGGGGCGAAGGCTACACAAGAGATGGGCGCTTTCGTCTCGATAAGGATGGGCGGCTGATCACGGTCGCTGGAAACCTGCCGATTTTAGGGAAAATGGGGCCGATCGTTGTTACTCCCGGCTCCGATGTTGAATTTACGCAGGAAGGGGCGATCAAAGTCGACGGCGCGGTCGTCGACCAGTTGAAAGTGGTCAAGCCGGAAACCAAAGAGACTCTGGAGTCGCTCAACGGCAGTCTGTTCAAGAAAAAAGAGGCCCTGTCGGTTATGACCGATGTCGAAACCCCCCGCCTGATCCAGGGGTATGTCGAATCGTCCAATGCCAACATCGTCGACCAGTACATGGAAATGATCCAGGTCGAACGGATGACCAACGTGATGAGCAAAGTTATCTTGAACCGCGACCAGAACTTGTCCCGGGCGATGGAACTCGGACGCCCGACCCAGTAA